Below is a genomic region from Streptomyces ferrugineus.
ACCCGACGGCGACACGTAGTGGTATTCACGAAATGCGTTTCTGGTTCTTGGATAGGGGGAATATGTCGATATGTGCTTCGGACCGGAGGCACATCCGTGAGAACCCGAGCACCTGCTGAGGGAGGTGCACACGGATGTGTGCCACCGCAGCCAGAACGAAGCAGCACCCGCATGACGACGCCCCCGACACCGCCGAGGCCTTCGACCGGATCGCCGCACTGCCCGAGGGGGCCGAACGCAAGGCACTCAGGGACGAACTGGTTCAGGCCTGGTTGCCCATGGCCGAGCGGATCGCCGTACGGTTCAAGGGCCGTGGCGAGTCCCTCGAGGACCTGTACCAGGTGGCCGCCCTGGGGCTGGTGAAGGCCGTCGACCACTACGACCCGGCCCGCGGCCACGCCTTCGAGGCGTACGCGGTGCCCACCATCACCGGCGAGATCAAGCGGCACTTCCGTGACCACATGTGGACCCTGCATGTGCCGCGCCGGGTCCAGGACCTGCGCAATCGCGTGCGCAACTCCGCCAAGGAGCTGTCGCAGCGCACCCCGGGCCGCACACCCACGGTCGCCGAGATAGCCGAGCACGCGCAGCTCAGCGAGAGCGAGGTGCGCACCGGGATGGAAGCGCTGGAGTGCTTCTCCGCGCTGTCGCTGGAGGCGGAGATGCCCGGCACGGACGGCTACGCGCTGGGGGACGCGATCGGCGATCCGGACCCGGCGTACGAGGTCGTCGTCGACCGCGTGTCCGTCAGACCGTGTCTGCAACGGCTCCCGGAACGCGAGCGCACGATCCTGTACCTCCGCTTCTTCGGCGGGATGACACAGAGCCGCATCGCGCTGCAACTCGGGATCTCGCAGATGCATGTCTCGCGGCTGCTGAGCGGCTGCTTCGCCCAGCTTCGGGAGGAACTGCTGGCCGAGGTGCGCTGAGTCGGGCGGCCCGCGTACGGCCTGCCCGTGCCGTCACTCCTGGGGGGACTCCGGGATCTGCGTCGGGCCGTGGCGTTCGAGGGCCTCTTCGAGTTCGACGCGGATCTCCGGCGGCATCCTGCCGCCGCGGCCCCAGGTGATGATCAGCTCCGCGACCCGGCGCAGCTTGATGTTCGTGTGCTGGGAGACGTCCTTCAGGACCGCCCATCCCGCGTCCGGGGCCACCCTGCCCAGCGCCACGACCATGCCGATCGCCTGGTCCACGACGGCGTGCGAGGCCACCGCCTCCTTGAGCTGGTCGACCTCTTCCTCCAGCTCGAGAATCCGGTCGGTCTCGTCAGGACGGTCGTTCGGTACCGATGCCACGCCTCCATCCTCGCCTCTTGACCGGTCGGGTGCCAGTGAAACGCGAGGACCGAGATCGGCCGTTTCGGCGCAACGGCGGGGGTACTCGACAGGCCCCTGAGCGAATCCGGCTGGACACTGGGAGCAGACCGGTGGCCCGCCGGCCGGGCGAGACCAGGACGCGACTGCCATGAACGATGCGAGAACCACCAGGGGCACGGCCGACGTCGTGTCCACACACTCCGTCTTCGGCGCACCTTGCTGGGTGAGCCTGACCAGCCGGGACCTGGAAGCCACCCAGGAGTTCTACACGGCCGTCCTGGGCTGGCGCTGGAGGCCGGCCAAGCTCGGGGACCCCTTCCGGATCGCGCTGGCGCAGAGAGTGCCGGTGGCCGGCATCGCCGCGGTCGCCTCGATGTGGCAGATGGCCGTGGCCTGGACGCCCTACTTCGCCGTGCCCAGTGCGGACGAGGCCGTGGCCCGGGTGCAGGAACGCGGCGGCACCGCGGCCGTCGGGCCGCTCTCCCTGCCGCCGGGACGGGCGGCGCTGCTCGCCGACCGGGACGGGGCGACGTTCGGCATCTGGGAGGGGGAGCTCATCTCCAACTGGGAGACCTGGCGTCGCGCCGCGCCGACGTTCATCCGGCTGCACACCCGGGACGCGTTCGACGCCGCCATGTTCTACGGCGAGGTCTTCGACTGGGCGTCGGAGCGGCCCGGCTGCTGCGAGGTCCACTACGAGGGCGGCGAGGTCGTGCTGCGCAGTGGGGGCGACGTCGTGGCGCGGATCGAGTCGGGGGCGCTGGGGGCCGCGCCGGATCCCACGATTCGACCGCACTGGCAGGTGCACTTCGCCGTCGCGGACGTGGCGGAGTGTGCGCGCGCCGCGGAGCTGCACGGGGGAAGCGTGCTGTCCAAGGTCAGCGAGGAAGCGGTGCTGCGGGATCCGGACGGGGCGCAGTTCACCGTGACCTCGCGGCGCGAGCGGTAGGTTGCCCCGAGCCCCTTTCAGGATGTCGCGCGCGGCGGTCTCGACAGCAGCACCAGGCTGCGGCGTTCGATGAGGAGAGCGGCGGCCGCCTTGTGTTCCTGCTCGTCCGGCGGGCCCTGCTGTTCGGACGTGTCGATCAGGGTCGTCCAGCGTTCGCCGTAGGTGCTGTCCGGGAGCTGGAACTCCACCGGCTCCCAGTAGGCGTTGAGCAGGAGGAGGAAGGAGTCGTCGACCACGGGGCGGCCGCACGGGTCGGGTTGGGCGATGGCCTCGCCGTTGAGGAAGGCGGCCACCGAGTGGGCCTCGGCGCGGTGCCAGTCGTCGGGGGTCATCTCGCGTCCGTCGGGCAGGAACCAGACCAGGTCGGGCAGCGGCTGGTCGGGGTGGGTCGGGGTCTCGCCCTGGAAGAAGCGGCGGCGGCGCAGGACGGGGTGGGCGGCGCGCAGGGCGATGACGTAGCGGGTGAAGTCGGCCAGAGCCCGCTGGTCGTCGGTGAGCCGCCAGTCGACCCAGGAGACCTCGTTGTCCTGGCAGTAGGCGTTGTTGTTGCCGCGCTGGGTGCGGCCGAGTTCGTCGCCGTGGCCGAGCATCGGGATGCCCTGTGACAGCAGCAGCGTGGCGAGGAAGTTGCGCTGCTGACGGGCGCGCAGCGCGAGCACGGCCGGGTCGCGGGTCGCGCCCTCGGCGCCGCAGTTCCAGGACCGGTTGTGGCTCTCGCCGTCCCGGTTGCCCTCGCCGTTGGCCTCATTGTGCTTGTCGTTGTAGGAGACGAGGTCGCGCAGGGTGAAACCGTCGTGCGCGGTCACGAAGTTGACACTGGCACGCGGGCGGCGCCGGCTGTGCGCGTACAGGTCGGCGGAGCCGGTCAGCCGGGAGGCGAACTCGCCGAGCGAACCGGGCTCGGCGCGCCAGAAGTCCCGTACGGCGTCCCGGTACCTGCCGTTCCACTCCGACCACAGCGGCGGGAAGTTGCCCACCTGGTAGCCGCCCTCGCCGACGTCCCACGGCTCGGCGATCAGCTTGACGCGGCTGATCACGGGGTCCTGCTGGATCAGGTCGAAGAACGCCGAGAGCCGGTCCACCTCGTGGAACTGTCGGGCCAGCGTGGCCGCGAGGTCGAAGCGGAAACCGTCGACGTGCATCTCGGTGACCCAGTAGCGCAGCGAGTCCATGATCAGCTGGAGCACATAGGGGTGGCGCATCAGCAGGCTGTTGCCGGTGCCGGTGGTGTCGTAGTAGTGCGCCCAGTCGCCGTCCACCAGGCGGTAGTACGAGGCGTTGTCGATGCCGCGGAAGGACAGGGTCGGGCCGCGCTCGTTGCCCTCGGCGGTGTGGTTGTAGACCACGTCCAGGATCACTTCGAGGCCGGCCGCGTGCAGCGCCTTCACCATCGCCTTGAACTCGTTGACCTGCTGGCCGCGGGTGCCGTGGGCGGCGTAGGCGTTGTGCGGGGCGAAGAAGCCGATCGTGTTGTAGCCCCAGTAGTTGGACAGGCCGCGGTCGAGGAGGACGCCGTCCTGGACGTACTGGTGCACCGGCATCAGCTCGATGGCGGTCACACCGAGGGAGGTGAGGTGCTCGACGATCGCGGGGTGCGCCAGCCCTGCGTAGGTGCCGCGCAGCTCCGGCGGGATGTCGGGGTGCTTGCGGGTCAGGCCCCGTACGTGCGCCTCGTAGATGACGGTGTCGGCGTACGGTCGTCCGGGCGGGCGGTCGTCGCCCCAGTCGAAGTACGGCTCGGTCACTACGCCGAGCATGGTGTGCCCGGCGCTGTCCGCCGGGGAGGGGCCGCCCGGGGTGCGCTCGAAGAGGGAGGCGTGGTTGTCGACCTGGCCGTCGACGGCCCGGCTGTACGGGTCGAGCAGCAGCTTCGCCGGATTGCACCGGTGGCCGAGGCCCGGGTCCCAGGGGCCGTGCACCCGATAGCCGTAGCGCTGTCCCGGGCCGACGCCGGGCAGATAGCCGTGCCACACGAAGCCGTCGACCTCGGTCAGCGGGACCACGCCGTGCCGGCCCCGGTCGTCGACGAGGACGAGCTCGACACGCTCGGCGACCTCGCTGAACAGGGCGAAGTTGGTGCCCTGGCCGTCGAAGGCGGCGCCCAACGGGTAGGGGTGCCCGCTCCACGCGGGCACCCCTTTGCTGCGCTTTCGCGCTGTCACAGGGCCTCCTGGAGGACGCCGTCCCGGGTACCCGCCGCGTCGGCGACGGCCGTGGCCGGCGCCTCCCGTGGCACCTGAAGCGCCTCCCGCAGGTTGGGCGCGGGCGCGGGCGGCACGAGCGGGGCGCGTTCGCCGGCGCGGGCGCGCTGCGAGAACCAGATGACCTTGCTGCCGGACTCGGTGGCGCAGCAGCCCCATCCGTCGCTCATCGCGGCGAGGTGCTGAAGGCAGGCGCGCAGCTCGTGGTCCGGGCGCAGGGCGCGGTCGTTGTCACCGATGGCGGTGATGAGGTGCTGGCCGTTCCACCACATCTCGATCGAGGTGTTCTTGTCCGTGGCGTGCTCGTCGATGGCCCGCAGCAGCATCTCCGTGCCGTGTCGGACGGGTTCGACGAGGGTCTCCAGGTCCCAGTACCTGAGGTGAGCGGCCAGAATTCGGCTGACCTGACCCACCCGTTCGGGGCTGACTTCCACATCGAGGTGGTAGTAGCAGGGCACTGCGGTCTTCACCGTCGTTACCTCCTCACCGCGAAAGCTCCCGCTCTCCTCGCCCCTGCGGGACGGGCCCCGAGCACGGAGCGTGAGCGCCGATCGCTTCTGAGTCACTCCAGGGTGGGGGTGGTGCGCCATTCGTGCAACAGGAGGACACATCTGAGGTGGTTGAAGATCCAACAGGACGGAGAGTCGCCGACCGTGCACCATGTGTGAAGACCTCGATGCCCGTAACGGAACCCGTGCGTGTGCGCGCACGGGTTCCGCCCGACGGTCGGGAGACGCGTCATCGAGCCCGGAAGGTGAGCGGGGCCATGCTGCTACCGGCCAAAGCCGAAGTCGCCCGGCAACTGCGGCGATACCGGGCCTGGGAACGAGCCATGCTCGCGGCCCCGGCCGACCTCACGGTGCGCGCCACCTTCGAGGACACCGGCTACACCCTCTGTGTGCTGATGGGAAAGCGCTGCGCCCGTGAGGCCGCGGACGCCGCGGAGCGCTTTCTGCGCATCACTCCGGCCGCCTATCTGCAGGAGCAGGACGAACGGCCCCGCACGGCGAGCGTCTCCGCCCGCAGAGGGCCGCCGAGGTCGCGGCGGCGACGTTTCCATGCCGGGAGGTAGGCGGCTTCCGGCGCAGATCGAATCCCCGGCCGGGCCCCGTGCCCGGCCTCGAGCACGGTGGAGGTGAGCCATGGGCAGGACCAAGAGCAGGGCCGGTGCCGGCGCCGGGACCATCGGGCGCATCCCGGTACGGGACGTACAGCCGGCCGTGGAGTGCGGCAGGCATCCGGCGAAGGCCGTCACGGGTGAGACCTTCGAGGTCACCGCCACGGTGTTCCGTGAAGGCCACGACGCCGTGGCCGCCAATGTCGTGCTGACCGACCCGGACGGCCGTCCCGGCCCGTGGACGCCGATGCACGAACTGGCCCCCGGCACCGACCGCTGGGGCGCCAAGGTGACTCCGTCCGCGGTGGGCCGCTGGACGTTCCATGTGGAGGCCTGGAGCGACCCGGTGGCCACGTGGCGGCGCACCGCCCGCATCAAGGTCCCGGCCGGGATCGACGTCGGCCTGGTCCTGGAGGAGGGCGGCGAACTGTACGAGCGGGCCGCCGCCGGAGTGCCCGACGAGACGGAGCGGGCGACCCTGCTGGCCGCCTCGGAGGCGCTGCGGGACGACTCGCTGCCGCCGGTGTCACGGCTGGCGGCGGCGTTCGCGGCGAACGTCGACGCGGTGTTGGGGAGGTATCCGCTGCGGGATCTGGTCACCGCGTCGGATCCGCTGCCGCTGCTGGTGGAACGCGAACGGGCCCTGTACGGCTCCTGGTACGAGTTCTTCCCCCGCTCCGAGGGCACCCCCGAACACCCCCACGGCACCTTCACCACCGCCGCCCGCCGACTGCCCGCCATCGCCGCCATGGGCTTCGACGTCGTCTACCTGCCGCCGATCCACCCGATCGGTACCACCTTCCGCAAGGGCCCCAACAACACCCTCTCCGCCGGCCCCGACGACGTCGGCGTGCCCTGGGCGATCGGCTCCCCCGAGGGCGGCCACGACGCGATCCACCCCGGTCTCGGCACGATCGAGGACTTCGACCGGTTCGTGGCGCGGGCGGGTGAGCTGGGCCTGGAGGTGGCCCTGGACTTCGCCCTGCAGTGCTCGCCGGATCACCCCTGGGTGGACAAGCACCCCGAGTGGTTCCACCACCGCCCCGACGGCACCATCGCCTACGCGGAGAACCCGCCGAAGAAGTACCAGGACATCTATCCCATCGCCTTCGACGCGGACCTGGACGGCCTGATCGCCGAGACCCTGCGGGTGCTGCGGCACTGGATGGCCCACGGGGTGCGCATCTTCCGCGTCGACAACCCGCACACCAAACCGGTGCTGTTCTGGCAGCGGGTGATCGCGGACATCAACCGCACCGACCCGGACGTGATCTTCCTGGCCGAGGCGTTCACCCGCCCCGCGATGATGCACACCCTGGCCCAGACCGGCTTCCAGCAGTCCTACACCTACTTCACCTGGCGCAACACCAAACAGGAACTGACCGAGTACCTGACCGAGCTGTCGGGGGAGGCGGCGGCCTACATGCGGCCGAACTTCTTCGCCAACACCCCCGACATCCTGCACGAGTTCCTGCAGACCGGCGGCCGGCCCGCCTTCGAGGTCCGCGCCGTCCTGGCCGCCACCCTCTCCCCCACCTGGGGCATCTACAGCGGCTACGAACTGTGCGAGAACACCCCCCTGCGCCCCGGCAGCGAGGAATACCTCGACTCCGAGAAGTACCAGCTGCGCCCCCGCGACTGGGACACCGCCGAACGCGAGGGCCGCACCATCACCCCCCTGCTCACCCGCCTCAACGCCATCCGCAGGTGCCACCCGGCCCTGCATCGGCTCAGGAACCTCCGCTTCCACCGGACCGACAACGACGCGCTGATCGCGTACAGCAAACGCACTGGTCCGGACACGGTTCTGGTGGTCGCCAACCTTGATCCCCACCACACCCAGGAGGCCACGGTCTCGTTGGACATGCCGCAACTCGGCCTGGACTGGGACGCCTCTCTGTCCGTGCACGACGAACTGACGGGTGAGATCTACCGCTGGGGCAGGACCAACTACGTACGTCTCGAGCCCGGCCGGGCGCCCGCGCACGTGTTCCACGTCCAGGCATCGCCATCGCAGATCGGAGGGTCCTGAGCGTCATGACCGTCAACGAACCCGTGCTCGACACGTTCGAGGACACTCCTGCCAAGGATCGTGACCCCGACTGGTTCAAACGTGCCGTCTTCTACGAGGTCCTGGTCCGCTCCTTCCAGGACAGCAACGGCGACGGCGTCGGCGACCTCAAAGGCCTGACCGCCAAACTCGACTACCTGCAATGGCTCGGCGTCGACTGCCTGTGGCTGCCGCCCTTCTTCAAATCGCCGCTCCGGGACGGCGGCTACGACGTCTCCGACTACACCTCGGTCCTGCCCGAATTCGGCGACCTCGCCGACTTCGTTGAATTCGCCGATGCCGCCCATCAGCGCGGTATGCGCGTCATCATCGACTTCGTCATGAACCACACCAGCGACCAGCACCCGTGGTTCCAGGAGTCGAGAAAGGACCCCGACGGGCCCTACGGCGACTACTACGTATGGGCCGACGACGACAAGGCCTACGCCGACGCCCGGATCATCTTCGTCGACACCGAGCCCTCCAACTGGACGTACGACCCGGTCCGGGGGCAGTACTACTTCCACCGGTTCTTCTCCCACCAGCCGGATCTCAACTACGAGAACCCGGCCGTGCAGGAGGAGATCCTGGCCGCCCTGCGCTTCTGGCTGGATCTGGGCATCGACGGCTTCCGGCTCGACGCAGTGCCCTATCTGTACGCCGAGGAAGGCACGAACTGCGAGAACCTTCCCGCGACGCACGAATTCCTCAAGCGCGTCCGCCGTGAGATCGACGCGATGTATCCGGACACGGTGCTGCTGGCGGAGGCGAACCAGTGGCCGGAGGACGTCGTCGACTACTTCGGCGACTACCGCAGCGGCGGCGACGAGTGCCATATGGCGTTCCACTTCCCCGTGATGCCGCGGATCTTCATGGCCGTGCGGCGGGAATCCCGCTATCCCGTCTCCGAAATCCTCGCCAAGACGCCGGCCATTCCCTCCGGCTGCCAGTGGGGCATCTTCCTGCGCAACCACGACGAGCTGACCCTGGAAATGGTCACCGACGAGGAACGCGACTACATGTGGGCGGAATACGCCAAGGACCCCCGCATGCGCGCCAACATCGGCATCCGCAGGCGCCTCGCCCCCCTGCTCGACAACGACCGTCATTCCATCGAACTCTTCACCGCCCTGCTGCTCTCCCTGCCGGGCAGCCCGATCCTCTACTACGGCGACGAGATCGGCATGGGCGACAACATCTGGCTCGGCGACCGCGACGCCGTCCGCACCCCCATGCAGTGGACGCCGGACCGCAACGCCGGCTTCTCCACCTGCGACCCCGGACGGCTCTGCCTGCCGACCATCATGGACCCGGTCTACGGCTACCAGGTGACGAACGTCGAGGCGTCCATGGCCTCGCCGTCCTCCCTGCTGCACTGGACCCGGCGCATGATCGAGATCCGCAAGCAGAACCCCGCCTTCGGACTCGGCACCTACACCGAGCTGCAATCCTCCAACCCCGCCGTGCTCGCCTTCCTGCGCGAGTACGAGGACGACCTGGTGCTGTGCGTGCACAACTTCGCACGCTTCGCGCAGCCGACCGAGCTCGACCTGCGTGAGTTCAGCGGACGCCATCCGGTCGAGCTGTTCGGCGGGGTGCGTTTCCCGGCCATCGGCGAACTGCCGTATCTGCTGACCCTCGGGGGCCACGGCTTCTACTGGTTCCGGCTCACCCGAGTCGCATCCCGCATCGGCAGACGACTTTGAGCGTGAGCTTCGAGCGTGTGCCGAGGAAAGGACGCGTCACCATGCAGAAGACCGCATATCCCCGACCCACCCGTACGGTCGACGCCAGCCCCATGGCCTCGCTGGCCGGGCTGCTGCGCGAGTGGCTGCCGCGGCAGCGCTGGTTCGCGGGCAAGGACCGGCCCGTCACCGACCTCGCGCTGCTGTCGATGACGGAGCTGTTCCCGGGCTGTCTGCATCTGCTGGTGCACGCCGGCCACTCGGCGGTGCCCGCACCGGGCGGCGCTCCCCCGGCCGGTGACTGCTACCAGCTGCTGCTGGGCGTGCGGCAGCACCTGTCGCCGCGGCTCGGCCGGGCGCTCATCGGCCGTGCGGAGGAGGGGCCGCTGGCCGGTCTGACGGTGTTCGACGCGCTGCAGGACCCCCGTTCGGCCCAGCTGCTCCTGGACCGGCTGCGTCACCCCGGCACGGCGGGCCCGCTGCGCTTCGAGGCGGACTCCTCCGTGTCGCTGCCGGCCGGCCTTGTGCCCCGGCTGCTGGACGCCGAGCAGTCCAACTCCTCGCTGGTGTACGGCGACGCGTTCATCCTGAAGCTGTTCCGGCGCATCCAGCCGGGCGTCAATCCCGACCTGGAGCTGTCCGGCGCGCTCGCCGGGCAGGGCTGCGGCCGGGTGCCGGCCCCGGTGGCCTGGTTCCGTACGACGCACCCGTGGGAGGCGACGCTGGGCGTGCTCCAGCCGTTCCTGCGGGACGCCTCCGACGGCTGGACCCTGGCGCTGGACGCGCTGGCCTCGGGCGACGACTTCACCGCCGAGGCCCGTGAGATGGGGCAGGCGACGGCGGAGGTGCATCTGGCGCTGGCGGCGGCCTTCCCCTCCCGGGCCCACGCCGAGAACGGCCGTACGGCGGCGGAGATGACCGAACGCCTCGAGCTCGCCGCGCACTTCGTCCCCGCGCTGCGGCCCCATGTCCCCGGTCTGCGCACCGCCTTCGGTGCGCTGGCCGCCTGCGCCCCCGGCCCGTCCGCCCAGCGCATCCACGGCGACCTGCACCTGGGGCAGGTGCTGCGGGCCGGCCGGGAGTGGTTCGTCATCGACTTCGAGGGCGAACCGTCCCGCCCGCTCGCCGAGCGGCGCGGCGTCCACTCCCCCGTGCGGGACATCGCCGGCATGCTGCGCTCCTTCGACTACGCCGCCCGGCAGCGCCGCCCGTGGCGTCCGGAGTGGGCGCGCCGCTGCCGGGAGGCCTACTGCGCGGGCTATGCCACCCGCGCCGGGTGGGACCCCCGCAAGAAGCACGGGCTGCTCCGTGCCTATGAGACCGACCGCGCCGTGTACGAGGTGCTGTACGAGGCCCGGCACCGACCCGACTGGTTGCCCGTACCGATGGCGGCGATCGAACGCCTCGCCGTGAGAGGAGCCTGACCCCATGGCCCTGCACGAGACCTCGCGCCCCGAGTCCGCCGGACCGGACCGGCACAGCACCGCGCCGCCCCTCGATCCGGCCGACCGTGATCGCCTGCTGTCGGGTGCCCACCACGATCCGCACGCGCTGCTCGGGGCGCACCCGGTCCCGGGCGGGATCGCCTTCCGGGCGCTGCGCCCGTTCGCGCGGGCGGTGGGCGTCGTGGTGGACGGCGAGCGCACCGCGCTGGTCTCGGAGGGCGGCGGCCTCTTCTCGGCCGTACTGCCGCTGGACGCGATCCCCGCGTACACGCTGCTGGTGTCGTACGCGGAGGACGGATCCGACGAGCGCGAGGTGCACGACCCGTACCGCTTCCTGCCCGCCCTCGGCGAACTCGACCTGCATCTGATCCGCGAGGGCCGGCACGAGGAGCTGTGGAAGGCGCTCGGCGCCGAGCCGATGACACACCAGGGCGTGCGGGGCACCCGGTTCACCGTATGGGCGCCGAACGCCCGGGGTGTGCGGGTCGCCGGGGACTTCACCTGCTGGGACGGGACGGCGTTCCCGATGCGCTCGCTCGGCGCGTCCGGGGTGTGGGAGCTGTTCCTGCCGGGCATCGGCGAGGGCACCCGGTACAAGTTCGAGATCACCTCCCGCCACGGTCACCGCTTCCTCAAGGCCGACCCGATGGCGCGCCGTGCCGAGGTCCCGCCGGACACGGCGTCGATCGTGCACGCCTCGCACTACGAGTGGGGCGACGGGGAGTGGATGGCGCACCGGGGCGATGTCCCCGTGCACCAGGCCCCCTTCTCGGTGTACGAGGTCCATCTGCCGTCCTGGCGGCCGGGGCTGACGTACCGCCGGCTGGCCGAGGAACTGCCGGCGTACGTCAAGGACCTGGGCTTCACCCATGTGGAGTTCATGCCGGTCGCGCAGCATCCCTTCGCGGGGTCCTGGGGCTATCAGGTCACCGGCTTCTACGCGCCCACGGCCCGCCTCGGCACACCCGACGACTTCAAGCACCTGGTCGACGCGCTGCACCGGGCCGGCGTCGGGGTGATCGTGGACTGGGTGCCGGCCCACTTCCCCAAGGACGACTGGGCACTGGCCCGGTTCGACGGGGACCCGCTGTACGAGCCCGGGGACGCGCGGCGGGCGGAGCATCCGGACTGGGGGACGTTCGAGTTCGACTACGGGCGCACCGAGGTGCGCAACTTCCTCGTCGCCAACGCGACGTACTGGTGCGAGGAGTTCCACATCGACGGGCTGCGGGTGGACGCCGTCGCCTCCATGCTCTACCTCGACTACTCGCGGGACCCGGGGCAGTGGTCGGCCAACGCGTTCGGCGGGCGGGAGGACCTGGCGGCGATGCGGTTCCTGCAGGAGATGAACGCGACGGTGTACCGGCGCAATCCGGGGGTCGTCACGATCGCGGAGGAGTCCACCGCCTGGGGCGGGGTCACCCGGCCGACCGACAGCGGCGGGCTGGGGTTCGGGCTGAAGTGGAACATGGGCTGGATGCACGACTCGCTCCAGTACATGGCCAAGGAGCCGGTGCACCGCAAGTACCACCACAACGAGATGACGTTCTCGATGGTGTACGCCTACAGCGAGAACTACGTCCTGCCGATCTCCCACGACGAGGTCGTGCACGGCAAGCAGGCGCTGGTGTCCAAGATGCCGGGCGACTGGTGGCAGCGCCGCGCCAACCACCGTGCGTACCTGGGCTTCATGTGGGCGCACCCGGGCAAGCAACTGCTCTTCATGGGGCAGGAGTTCGCACAAGGTGCCGAGTGGTCGGAGGCACACGGTCCGGAGTGGTGGCTGCTCGATCCCGGGTACGCGTCGGCGGGCGACCACCGGGGTGTGCGGGACCTGGTGCGGGACCTCAACTCGCGCTACGGGGCGACCCCTGCGCTGTGGGAGCGGGACACCGACCCGGGAGGCTTCCAGTGGTCGCTCGGGGACGCGGCCGACGACAACGTCTTCGCGTTCCTGCGGTACGACACCGAGGGCACCCCTCTGCTCTGTGTCTCCAACTTCTCCCCCGTAGTCCGTCAGGACTACCGCCTGTGGGTGCCGGACCACGTCACCGCCTGGCAGGAGACGCTCAACACCGACGCGGCGCGGTACGGCGGAAGCGATGTCACCAACCCCGATCCCGTCAAACCGGAGGACGGGCACCTGCGTCTGACGCTGCCTCCGCTGGCCACGTTGTGGCTGCTGCCGTACGGGATGTGACTCCCGAGTTCTCCGTTCCCGACACCATCCGGTCTCAGCTGGGCTAGATTCGGGCAGCGCCGATAACGGAACTCATCGGTGACGTCACACCCGGTACACATCTGGAGCAGCGCATGCGCGACCTCGGCCTCGCTCCCCCGACCGTCACGTCCCTGATCGGCGGGCTCGCCGACAGTGTCTTCGAGACGGCGGCCGTCCGTCCCACGCTGCCGATGCTCGCGCGCCGTCCCGACCCCTCCTCCACCACCTGGGAGGAGGTGACCGCCGTGGAACTGCGCGACGAAGTCGCCGATCTGGCCAAGGGACTGATCGCGTCCGGCATCTCGCCGGGCCACCGCGTGGCCATCATGGCGCGCACCCGGTACGAGTGGACGGTCTTCAG
It encodes:
- a CDS encoding pep a2; this translates as MKTAVPCYYHLDVEVSPERVGQVSRILAAHLRYWDLETLVEPVRHGTEMLLRAIDEHATDKNTSIEMWWNGQHLITAIGDNDRALRPDHELRACLQHLAAMSDGWGCCATESGSKVIWFSQRARAGERAPLVPPAPAPNLREALQVPREAPATAVADAAGTRDGVLQEAL
- a CDS encoding alpha-1,4-glucan--maltose-1-phosphate maltosyltransferase; protein product: MGRTKSRAGAGAGTIGRIPVRDVQPAVECGRHPAKAVTGETFEVTATVFREGHDAVAANVVLTDPDGRPGPWTPMHELAPGTDRWGAKVTPSAVGRWTFHVEAWSDPVATWRRTARIKVPAGIDVGLVLEEGGELYERAAAGVPDETERATLLAASEALRDDSLPPVSRLAAAFAANVDAVLGRYPLRDLVTASDPLPLLVERERALYGSWYEFFPRSEGTPEHPHGTFTTAARRLPAIAAMGFDVVYLPPIHPIGTTFRKGPNNTLSAGPDDVGVPWAIGSPEGGHDAIHPGLGTIEDFDRFVARAGELGLEVALDFALQCSPDHPWVDKHPEWFHHRPDGTIAYAENPPKKYQDIYPIAFDADLDGLIAETLRVLRHWMAHGVRIFRVDNPHTKPVLFWQRVIADINRTDPDVIFLAEAFTRPAMMHTLAQTGFQQSYTYFTWRNTKQELTEYLTELSGEAAAYMRPNFFANTPDILHEFLQTGGRPAFEVRAVLAATLSPTWGIYSGYELCENTPLRPGSEEYLDSEKYQLRPRDWDTAEREGRTITPLLTRLNAIRRCHPALHRLRNLRFHRTDNDALIAYSKRTGPDTVLVVANLDPHHTQEATVSLDMPQLGLDWDASLSVHDELTGEIYRWGRTNYVRLEPGRAPAHVFHVQASPSQIGGS
- a CDS encoding VOC family protein; this translates as MNDARTTRGTADVVSTHSVFGAPCWVSLTSRDLEATQEFYTAVLGWRWRPAKLGDPFRIALAQRVPVAGIAAVASMWQMAVAWTPYFAVPSADEAVARVQERGGTAAVGPLSLPPGRAALLADRDGATFGIWEGELISNWETWRRAAPTFIRLHTRDAFDAAMFYGEVFDWASERPGCCEVHYEGGEVVLRSGGDVVARIESGALGAAPDPTIRPHWQVHFAVADVAECARAAELHGGSVLSKVSEEAVLRDPDGAQFTVTSRRER
- a CDS encoding RNA polymerase sigma factor SigF yields the protein MCATAARTKQHPHDDAPDTAEAFDRIAALPEGAERKALRDELVQAWLPMAERIAVRFKGRGESLEDLYQVAALGLVKAVDHYDPARGHAFEAYAVPTITGEIKRHFRDHMWTLHVPRRVQDLRNRVRNSAKELSQRTPGRTPTVAEIAEHAQLSESEVRTGMEALECFSALSLEAEMPGTDGYALGDAIGDPDPAYEVVVDRVSVRPCLQRLPERERTILYLRFFGGMTQSRIALQLGISQMHVSRLLSGCFAQLREELLAEVR
- a CDS encoding DUF5133 domain-containing protein, with protein sequence MLLPAKAEVARQLRRYRAWERAMLAAPADLTVRATFEDTGYTLCVLMGKRCAREAADAAERFLRITPAAYLQEQDERPRTASVSARRGPPRSRRRRFHAGR
- a CDS encoding ANTAR domain-containing protein, producing the protein MASVPNDRPDETDRILELEEEVDQLKEAVASHAVVDQAIGMVVALGRVAPDAGWAVLKDVSQHTNIKLRRVAELIITWGRGGRMPPEIRVELEEALERHGPTQIPESPQE
- the glgX gene encoding glycogen debranching protein GlgX, coding for MTARKRSKGVPAWSGHPYPLGAAFDGQGTNFALFSEVAERVELVLVDDRGRHGVVPLTEVDGFVWHGYLPGVGPGQRYGYRVHGPWDPGLGHRCNPAKLLLDPYSRAVDGQVDNHASLFERTPGGPSPADSAGHTMLGVVTEPYFDWGDDRPPGRPYADTVIYEAHVRGLTRKHPDIPPELRGTYAGLAHPAIVEHLTSLGVTAIELMPVHQYVQDGVLLDRGLSNYWGYNTIGFFAPHNAYAAHGTRGQQVNEFKAMVKALHAAGLEVILDVVYNHTAEGNERGPTLSFRGIDNASYYRLVDGDWAHYYDTTGTGNSLLMRHPYVLQLIMDSLRYWVTEMHVDGFRFDLAATLARQFHEVDRLSAFFDLIQQDPVISRVKLIAEPWDVGEGGYQVGNFPPLWSEWNGRYRDAVRDFWRAEPGSLGEFASRLTGSADLYAHSRRRPRASVNFVTAHDGFTLRDLVSYNDKHNEANGEGNRDGESHNRSWNCGAEGATRDPAVLALRARQQRNFLATLLLSQGIPMLGHGDELGRTQRGNNNAYCQDNEVSWVDWRLTDDQRALADFTRYVIALRAAHPVLRRRRFFQGETPTHPDQPLPDLVWFLPDGREMTPDDWHRAEAHSVAAFLNGEAIAQPDPCGRPVVDDSFLLLLNAYWEPVEFQLPDSTYGERWTTLIDTSEQQGPPDEQEHKAAAALLIERRSLVLLSRPPRATS